From the genome of Nicotiana sylvestris chromosome 1, ASM39365v2, whole genome shotgun sequence:
AACTTAACTTTTGCTAATCATCTTTATTCATCACCTCGTATTTTCTGGGTTTCCCCTCATTAAAAGTTAAGTTTCTTTGAGCATAGCTGTCGTTTGTACATTTTATGTTCAGAAGGCAATGACATTTGTAAACCATAACTATTCAACTCTACAGGATTGCCAACACAGCTTATAAGTAAGGTGACGGGAAAATTTCACGAGTCTTTCGTGGATAAAAATATCACGGATTTTGAAGGGTTCCATCTGGCAATTCTTGACATGTTCGTGTAAGATTCTTTGTCCAAAACTCTGATAAACTTATGTTGATACAACGAGCCTTAACTACCAAAGAAAAATGAAGATGCAATTGGCCTTATTTATAAATATATATCATTTGGGTGTGCGACTAGTTGCCAGCATCTGGTTTGTTCTTAGGATATTCCTAGCTAAATGAAACTATAGAACCATTATCCTTAGGTAACGCTGAAATTTCTTTTTTCCACAGCACTGTGAATGGTGCATTGCCTGGTAAGCACTGGATTGTGCCTTCGCGTGACAAAATCGAGGTCATtgtctctctctctttctctctttctctctctctctatcacACACACAAACAACTGGTTCCTAATGCATCTTTAGCAAATATAGGAGTGTTTTAAGGAATGGAAGCAACTCGATGAAGaaggcaagaagaagaaggtccTAGAGTTCATGGAGAAGAACATAAAACTAAACAGGTTAGATCAGACTTCGCTCATCATTGGGCTGGCAACACCACCTGCATCAATGGCAGCCAAGAGAGCCGGTGAAGGTGTGCCTCAGCTCAAATTTATTAAATCCATTCCAGACGTGCTGTTTGTACCTGCTGCTACATTGGTTGCTCTTGCATCAGTTAAACTTTCCAGAAAGATATTCCTCCAACACGCAGCATCTGAAGACCGTCTAATTGAAAACCATCCTGGAACATCGAATTCTTAAGCTTCGAGATGAAAATTTTCAATTGGTATACAAGTTTGTTTAACTGTTATTTCAACCATTCTTACCAGTCAAATGTAACAAAGAAACATCACATTTGACATGCATATAACAGTTGGAGATAATCAATAAACCATGCACATTTTATGTATACTTAGAATAAGGAATTAATGCATGCTCCTTATTAGATAAACTGGTTTCAAACCATTCCTACCACTACCAGTCAAATATAAGGGAGTGTCTCATTATCCAAAAAAGTTCACAAATTTACGAGGGAAAGAGAATTTCCTCACTCCCAGATAGAAGGTGCGAGCGGTTAGCCTCGGAGGGTAGCATGAGGGgtagaggtaggcctaagaagtctTGGAGAGAGGTTATTAGGCGGGACATGGCGCGTTGGAGctgactgaggacatggcccAAGACAGAAGGGTGTGGAGGTCAAAGATTAGGCTAGAAGGTTCGTAGATAGTCCAGCGTTTCTCTTTGTCTTACTCAGTTCGCTAGCATTAgtgtttgtatgatattttttatTCATAGATGGCTATTACTACCTAGAGTTTGACTGCATTCTTGGATTCGATCTTATTTCATCTTGATGTCATTCCTACTTGTTGCAATTACCTTTTCTTTTTCCGTTATTTtcaagccgagggtctatcggaaacattTCTGCGCTTccaaaggtaggggtaaggttacgtacatcttaccctccccaaacccaaCTGATGGGAACtattgagtttgttgttgttagGTTTGTGACACATAGCGCATTAACATACAGTAGTATACCACAAGGTAAATTCAAGAAACTCTTCCAAGTTAAAAAGGACAAGGATAGTGCCCACCCTGACATGTGAACAGACCTCAAAATGAAAAGGGGCCACCTTTCTTGGCATCTATTATGCAATAGCTCAAATGATGGGTGACAACTCAATGCTATGCCTACAAGAATATGACCACTAACATGTTTTCCCGGGAAACACATTTGCTAACCAAGGAGAATATACTCCCATATGCCCATATGAAACACGTTCATACATCCAATATAACACGTTGAAAGATAAACAATTAATAGAATACAGAACAGCTGAAGTATTACTCTTGATTTAAAAGGATCAAACTGAAGTTCAGAGTTtaatcaaaaacaaaaacaaaaaaactcAAGTATACTTAAGAGGGTTTGAATTCGTTTTGTTGATGGTGAGGTAGAGTTCACCTCTTTTATTTTGCAAAATTTGATTTCTTAAACACATCGTAGCTTTTAGAATGTACTCATGACTCCCTTCAACTTGTTTAACTTTCAGATTTGATTCGTATGTTATTTGAATAAGAAAAGGTTTAACTTTTTATTTTGAATCATGATGGTTATCCTAATATATTTCTTGTGTTATTAGTAAGAATCTCACCACGGATTGAACTTATTTGTAATTTAAATCTAATAGCTAGTGGTGGCAAACGAGCGGCTCGGCTCGGATATGGGTCGGATCGAAACGAGTAATgcaaaaatggataaattatccgatCCAACCCATATTTAAAACAGATAAAAAACGGATTAACCGGCGAATAactcatattatccatgacttcttgaatatgatcactttggGAGAATTCatagtctcccaaacttgaggaacccccaatttgaatctttataaatataaaagttaaacccattgattatccattttctaaaagaataatatggttcttatccatatttgactcgTTTATAAAAAGTTTATTATACAACtcattttttaatggataatatgggtggataactgttttcttttaatacATTTTGCCACCACTACTAAGAGGCAATAGCTAACGATTATTAAGGAGGACTCTCATGGAGCAATCACCACTACAAATTTCTTGTTCGTTTGATCTTTTACAAAAATATAGAGAGTGTTTTTTTCCTTCAAtctctttttccttttagagTCTTTAATTTCATAAGAGCAAAAATTATAGAATCTCTACAAGAAACGGAAACAAACATGATAAAAGAGGTGACAACTACAAGTGTGAGGATATAATCCACAATGGACTCATGATGTTCTTTTCTTAAAATGAAGTGCTTGAAATACCATTTTCAATCGGTTAATAAGTTGTATCAATGGAGATTAAGATTATATTTTAATGAGGCTTAAGTGTTCCAACTTCATACCCAAGGGGGCAAAGTAGAAATAGTTCAAAGTTGAAGCCACACCCGTCCAAAACTTGGAATTAATACGTTCCTATAACCTTTTGCCACGTGTCTTTCATTTAGTTATTGTCAACTACCATGACTCTATCCTATTTCTCCTACTAGTTCGCACTTTTGATCTaccaaactcttttctttttctttttcgttttcttACTTCATCTAACCTTCTCTTCCCACGTTTTTTCTTGACACTATTTTCAGTTTTGTGTCAGTTCTTGGAACAATTAGTAAGCTAGTGAATccaagatttatatatatatatatatatatatatatatatatatatattcccctTTTAAAACAAGATTAAAGTTGTTGGGTCTTTTCCAATGAACTTCATGTTGATATTTACTCTCATATTGACCCTTCAGTCAATCAATACTTATTCTCTTCCTTTTGTTGTCTTTCATGGTAAAGCAAAGTTCTCTTCTTTTATATTGCCCTATGCGTAATGTTGTTTTGTGGGACTGCTCATTTTGTTGAATAATCTTGAAAATAAGGTGTTGGAGAATATTTATAGTACTATATAGCTTGAGTATTGTACTCATTTGTAGCGATTAGTTGCCTCTCAGCTTCTCTTGGAAGGGGAAATTTTTCTGTTCTATACATAAAAGAGCAggtcggtgcactaagctcccgctatgcgagGGGTCCGGGAAAGGTCCGGACCACAAGGGTTAGTACGCAATCTTACCCTGCATTTATGCGAGAGGTGTCGAACcctggcagcaactttaccagttacgccaaggctacGTTTCATTTTGTTCTATCCATAGTTTGAGAAAATGTTGTTTCCCTTTTTATATAAAAGCCTGAATGAACCATCCAAACTTTTGTATAATTGAACTTAAGAAGAGCATATAAACGTGGAAGAGTCAACAAGAGTAGAAAAGGTTTATTGGTGTTGTGTTGATATGGATTACAAATTACTTCACTGTGCCTCGGTTTCCATAGGAACATCTAGCAGTCACCTCACTTTCTTCTTAAAGCATATATAATAGGAACAACAATTATTTATTGGCCAAAATTATGGGATTCTACATTGTGTAAATATCTTGAGATAAGCAATGTTTATATATCAGGAATATCAGATAAATGCAGCAATGAAGGAGTCAGCTATTTCACTGAGCTTCTAAGCAACTGGTCTGGCTCTCCAGGATATTGCATGTAAGCATTAACATTATCACTAAGTCAACATACTCTACGATCAACTTGTTATAAATGATGATTTCCCCTTTAATTTTTAACTTAACTCTAAATAAACTCCAAGGGTAATATCTGGATTTTTTCTGTTTGCACAGAGAAATAGGTAACGGAGAATGGGACTCCTGGTTTATGCCTTTTACCAAGCAGGTGACTTCTGTTCATCAGCCTGACTCTGCTCTCCTCTGATTCATCATCTTAGATAATTAAAGAAATAATGATGATTAATATGcttcttatttttcctttgtaGGTAGACATTGCCTGTGATAAGGTAGACAAGTAGTTTATACTGTTTTTTTACCTGATCTAACTTCAATTGTTTCAGTCTGATTATTCCTTTTTCAAGTTATAGGTGAAGGAAATAGATGAGCTTAGTGAGGGTTACCACATAATCGGTCTCTCCCAGGTAGAGAACTTCTGCACCCTGAAATATTCATTTCCAATCCTCAAGGAACCTGTCCTGAATCAACAATATATAAGAGTCAACTGTAATGCTCAccttttatttcatttttagttCTTACAATTTTTGTTGCAATTAAAACCAGTTTCCATTAACTCGGGATAAGATTGTTGTTTCCACAATCATCAACATGATATTTCATTTAGACATGGTCAGTGGACCACTGTTATTGTAACTAAATGTATAAAAAGTTCTGTTAGGTTCTTAGTAGCACTTGTCGACCTTTCCTCTTTTACTTCCCATAGATTTTCACTTCTTTTCCTCTTAGCAGACCAAGTCAGTCTTCAGCATTGAGAACTTAATTCTTAAATATGTAAACTTTTATGCTGTCTATTTTCAAAATCTTGTTGCAAAGCCTCGAGGCAACTGCTTTTTAGCTTGAACTTTGATACTAAATATTGTAGAAGGAACTAAGCTGTTGGAGTTTGATAAGAGTCTAGCTATCTCAGGTTTATATGatataaaaaaatattctttCTGTTTCTACATAAACTATCAATTTCACATTGAGAAACTCAGATGCTCAGACTCACCAAAAACTGCAGCACATTTGTCTCAATTAATAAGATTGCTGGAAATGACAGCATTATATGTATTTCAATGAAGAGTGCTTAGAATTTCCATGCATAATTTGATCTCCTTTTTTGATAATCCTATAGAACCCTTTTCATGGTAGCGTTGTTTGTGTCCATTTCTTTTGGTTTTGTGACTCCTCTCTTCATTTTATTAGGGAAACATGGTTGGCAGAGGGCTTGTTGAGCTCTGTAGTGATGGACCTCCTGTAAGTTAAAATCTTTGATCTAGCATTTCATGTATTATATCAACTAAAATGGAAGTTTCTTTATACAGCTTCCCACAGAATCCCCCCCCTCCCCCTCGAGGCGGACTTATATGTTATAGCGAGGGGCCACCGGACCCCGTAAACTTCGGCAAACATCTGGTATATGTACATAGATATACCTTGAAATAGTTAATTTAAAGCACTTGGCACCTTTATCACTAAAAGCCTTTAGGGGTCACTGGTTGAGTAGAATATTGTGCTCCCGTCGTGTAAAAATCCTgagtccccccccccccacctttttaaaataaaagaagaggAAAGCGCACACACCACAGGAAACCAATGAAAAGATGGAAACTACAACTCGTATATTcaagacacacacacacacacacacatatatatatatatacagtggcGGATCCAGGATCTTGTAGTCGTGGGTGCTCCGCCTCTTTATCTACAGTTGTTACGGTCAGAGGCGGATGTAGTGTTCTACCGacaggttcaattgaacccataactttttaCGTAG
Proteins encoded in this window:
- the LOC104243578 gene encoding uncharacterized protein, translated to MGLIMSFMGKGLPTQLISKVTGKFHESFVDKNITDFEGFHLAILDMFVTVNGALPGKHWIVPSRDKIEECFKEWKQLDEEGKKKKVLEFMEKNIKLNRLDQTSLIIGLATPPASMAAKRAGEGVPQLKFIKSIPDVLFVPAATLVALASVKLSRKIFLQHAASEDRLIENHPGTSNS